In bacterium, the following proteins share a genomic window:
- the pstS gene encoding phosphate ABC transporter substrate-binding protein PstS — MRTAPIVRSVLAAAVICALVVGTSSALRPARGAGIITLNGAGATFPYPIYSRWFSEYNRAHPDVRINYQSIGSGGGIEQVKNRTVDFGASDAPLSDEQLKVMGRPVLLMPTVAGAIAMSYNVPNVGTGLRLTPQNIAALYMGQIAKWNDPKLTADNPGTKLPDMPITVVHRSDGSGTTFHFTSFLSLVSPEWSNKIGHSTSVEWPVGIGGKGNEGVAGTIKQTPGAIGYVELAYVKQNNLTYALVKNRDGHWVAPSLGATVLAAAGGAAQMVRTHDVRVSISYAPGATNYPIAGFTYLLIPQEQTDAVKGKAFVDFLWWAVHDGEKDAAPLLYAQAPPAVVKIDEGIIRQVTSQGRALLVTQ; from the coding sequence GGTCCGTGCTGGCAGCCGCGGTGATTTGCGCCCTCGTCGTGGGGACGAGCTCGGCGCTGCGGCCGGCGCGCGGCGCCGGCATCATCACGCTGAACGGCGCGGGCGCCACGTTCCCGTACCCGATCTACTCGCGGTGGTTCTCGGAGTACAACCGCGCGCATCCGGACGTGCGGATCAATTATCAGTCGATCGGCAGCGGCGGCGGGATCGAGCAGGTCAAGAACCGCACGGTGGACTTCGGCGCATCCGACGCGCCGCTCTCCGACGAGCAACTGAAGGTCATGGGCCGCCCGGTTCTCCTGATGCCGACCGTCGCGGGCGCGATCGCGATGAGCTACAACGTCCCGAACGTCGGGACCGGCCTGCGCCTCACGCCGCAGAACATCGCGGCGCTCTACATGGGGCAGATTGCCAAGTGGAACGACCCGAAGCTCACGGCCGACAACCCCGGCACGAAGCTGCCGGACATGCCTATCACCGTCGTGCACCGGTCGGACGGCAGCGGCACGACGTTCCACTTCACGTCGTTCCTCTCACTGGTCAGCCCCGAGTGGTCGAACAAGATCGGCCACAGCACCTCGGTCGAGTGGCCCGTGGGGATCGGCGGCAAGGGAAACGAGGGGGTCGCGGGCACGATCAAGCAGACCCCGGGCGCCATCGGCTACGTCGAGCTGGCGTACGTTAAGCAGAACAACCTCACCTATGCCCTCGTCAAGAACCGTGACGGCCACTGGGTTGCTCCCTCGCTCGGCGCGACTGTGCTGGCTGCCGCGGGCGGGGCCGCGCAGATGGTGCGCACCCACGACGTCCGCGTGTCCATCTCGTACGCACCGGGAGCGACGAACTATCCGATCGCCGGGTTTACTTACCTGCTGATCCCGCAGGAGCAGACCGACGCGGTGAAGGGCAAGGCGTTCGTCGACTTCTTGTGGTGGGCGGTCCACGACGGTGAAAAGGACGCCGCGCCGCTGCTGTACGCGCAGGCGCCGCCCGCGGTGGTTAAGATCGACGAAGGGATCA